From Triticum urartu cultivar G1812 chromosome 2, Tu2.1, whole genome shotgun sequence, a single genomic window includes:
- the LOC125540068 gene encoding golgin candidate 2 translates to MAGWISSKLKAAETLLHQIDQQAAESLGKSSSASDLTALQQPSSAALLDAPAPRRPPPATPPPSLGLRIAARRHSQPPPPPPSAPRRSASAAADLSAQDQPGAEPAVAVEAKAEEGRRDREEAEKGVPSESGSGSDDDSDGSGSDDSEEERRREEERSRRRAERLAAMAARAIAEREEAVARLEGEKTSLEKLLAVREKEQAQEASELQTSMIETMEATEIEKQRHHSTRMEALVRLAELEVTNAELAKSLAREQWNLEVQVDQVAHLREEVDLKTFAQDKYKRKIAKIQKTSAPLVDEIESLRRLKLEDEIIDAEYTQTCDRIVSLKDKARKIEENIELTRRDMVQPTEVEIELKKRLDQLTDRLIQKQMQVESLSSEKSTLVLRMEAVSRSLDTNASSLASSSSSSRIDIEAGTWQDSYSSYSSPRLRDRIRTGQQHLGYAIRQLDSIFSAGHIFLRRNPKAQVGAAVYLVCLHVWVMYILSSHPAVPDTRPGATFSLESINKTSI, encoded by the exons ATGGCCGGCTGGATCTCCTCCAAGCTCAAGGCCGCGGAAACCCTCCTCCACCAA ATCGACCAGCAGGCGGCGGAGTCGCTCGGCAAGTCCTCCTCCGCCTCCGACCTCACCGCCCTCCAGCAGCCCTCCTCCGCCGCGCTCCTCGACGCCCCCGCGCCGCGCAGGCCGCCGCCGGCAACCCCGCCCCCCTCCCTCGGCCTCCGCATCGCCGCCAGGCGCCACTCCCAGCCTCCCCCTCCGCCGCCCTCCGCGCCCCGCCGCTCCGCCTCTGCCGCGGCGGATCTCTCCGCGCAGGATCAGCCCGGTGCCGAGCCTGCCGTCGCGGTTGAGGCAAAGGCGGAGGAGGGTCGGAGGGATCGGGAGGAGGCCGAGAAAGGAGTCCCGTCTGAGAGCGGGAGCGGGAGCGATGACGATTCCGATGGGTCCGGGAGCGACGATTCGGAGGAGGAGAGGCGGAGGGAGGAGGAGCGGAGCCGGCGGCGTGCCGAGCGGCTCGCGGCAATGGCGGCGCGAGCCATTGCAGAGAGGGaggaggccgtggcgaggctggAGGGGGAGAAGACCAGCCTTGAGAAGCTGCTCGCCGTGCGTGAGAAGGAGCAAGCCCAGGAG GCTTCAGAGTTGCAGACTAGTATGATTGAAACCATGGAAGCTACAGAGATAGAGAAACAACGGCATCACAGCACTAGAATGGAAGCCCTTGTGCGGTTGGCTGAGCTTGAG GTTACAAATGCAGAGCTTGCAAAGTCACTTGCCAGGGAACAATGGAATTTGGAAGTTCAA GTTGATCAAGTGGCTCATCTCCGAGAGGAAGTTGACTTGAAGACTTTTGCTCAAGACA AGTACAAGAGAAAGATAGCGAAGATACAGAAGACAAGTGCCCCTTTGGTTGATGAA ATAGAATCCTTGAGAAGATTAAAGCTGGAAGACGAAATCATTGATGCAGAATACACCCAGACCTGTGATAGAATTGTCAGCTTGAAGGACAAG GCAAGGAAGATTGAAGAAAACATTGAGCTGACAAGAAGGGACATGGTGCAACCTACAGAGGTTGAAATTGAGCTCAAGAAGAGGCTCGATCAACTCACCGATCGGTTGATTCAAAAACAAATGCAG GTCGAGTCCCTGTCTTCAGAGAAGTCAACTTTGGTACTGAGAATGGAG GCTGTTTCGAGGTCGCTTGACACCAACGCCTCGTCGCTGGCGTCTTCAAGCTCGTCGTCAAGGATAGACATCGAGGCCGGTACATGGCAAGATTCATATTCATCATATTCTTCCCCAAGGCTGCGTGACAGGATACGGACTGGGCAGCAGCACCTGGGATACGCGATACGGCAGCTCGACTCCATCTTCTCGGCTGGTCACATCTTCCTGCGGCGAAACCCGAAGGCGCAGGTCGGAGCTGCAGTGTACCTGGTGTGCCTCCACGTATGGGTCATGTACATACTGTCGTCGCATCCTGCTGTCCCGGACACCCGCCCCGGCGCCACCTTCTCTCTGGAGTCGATCAACAAGACTAGCATTTAA